The window CTGCCGTTTTTATTATCCCGTCATGCGACAAGCACTACCACACAGAGCGTGGTAGCGAGCCGTAAACCTGTCGGATTATTCCCATTGACTCAGGGCATCCCTGCTGTTCGGCCTGCGGCCAAACTGAAGCTTGCCCAAAACATCTGTCCTGACGCTTTGTCAACGAATGGAGTAAACCTGCCGGTTTACTCCCATTCTATCGTCGCTGGCGGCTTGCTCGACACATCGTAGGTCACGCGGGAAACATGCTCGATTTCGTTAATAATACGGTTCGATACTTTTTCCAGCAGCTCGTACGGCAGGTGCGCCCAGCGGGCCGTCATAAAGTCGATGGTTTCTACCGCACGCAGAGCGATAACCCACTCGTAACGGCGGGCATCACCCACCACGCCCACGGATTTCTGCGGAATAAATACCGCGAAGGCCTGGGAGGTTTTGTGGTACCAGTCGAAGTTATGCAGCTCTTCAATAAAGATGGCATCGGCTTCACGCAGGATGTCGGCGTATTCTTTTTTCACTTCACCCAGAATACGAACACCCAGACCCGGACCCGGGAACGGATGACGGTAAACCATATCGTATGGCAGACCCAGTTCCAGACCGATTTTGCGTACTTCGTCTTTAAACAGTTCGCGCAGTGGTTCAACCAGTTCCATCTTCATATCGTCCGGCAGGCCGCCAACGTTATGGTGGGATTTAATCACGTGGGCTTTACCGGTTTTGGAAGCCGCCGATTCAATCACGTCCGGATAAATAGTGCCCTGGGCGAGGAAGTTTACGTCGGTCAGTTTGGTGGCTTCTTCATCGAATACTTCGATGAATTTACCGCCAATGATCTTACGCTTGGCTTCAGGCTCAGATACGCCGGCCAGTGCATCGAGGAACAGCGCTTCGGCATCGGCACGGATAACACGTACGCCCATGTTTTTGGCGAACATATCCATAACCGCGTCGCCTTCGTTCTTACGCAGCAGACCGTTATCAACGAACACACAGGTCAGCTGGTCGCCGATAGCTTTGTGCAGCAGCGCGGCAACCACAGAAGAATCGACACCACCGGACAGGCCCAGCAGAACTTTCTGCGTGCCCACCTGAGCGCGGACTTTTTCGATCTGATCTTCGATGATTTTTGCTGGTGTCCACAGCGCTTCACAGCCACAGATTTCCAGTACGAAATGTTCGAGCAGACGCTTACCCTGCAGGGTGTGGGTTACTTCCGGGTGGAACTGTACGCCGAAGAAGTTTTTCTCGGCGTGGAACATACCGGCAATCGGGCAGCTTGGCGTTGAAGCCATCAGCTCGAAGCCTTCCGGCATGCGCACCACTTTGTCACCGTGACTCATCCAGACGTCAAGCAGTGCTTTACCGCTGGCGGCGTCGACATGGTCTTTGATGTCATGCAGCAGACGGCTGTTACCTTCCACCGCAATCTGGGCGTAACCGAATTCGCGGATGGTGGAGCTTTCTACCTTGCCACCCATCTGTTCGGCCATGGTCTGCATGCCGTAGCAGATACCCAGTACCGGCAGCCCCATGTTGAACACGACTTCCGGTGCGCGTGGCGAACCAGCTTCGGTAACCGACTCAGGGCCACCGGCCAGGATAATACCGGTCGGGTTGTATTCGCGGATTTCCGCTTCGTCCATATCCCAGGCACGGATTTCAGAGAACACACCAATTTCGCGCACACGACGGGCGATCAGCTGGGTGTACTGTGAACCGAAATCCAGAATCAGGATACGTTGAGCATGAATGTCTTGAGACATAACTAATTCCCGTAAAACGAAAGCGGGGATGCAGTGCATCCCCAGAAAAATCAAAGCCCGCCGGTGTTAACCCAGACGGTAGTTTGGCGCTTCTTTGGTAATCTGCACATCGTGCACGTGGGACTCTTTCATCCCTGCGGCCGTAATGCGCACAAACTGTGGTTTGGTACGCATTTCATCGATGGTGGCACAACCGGTATAGCCCATGG of the Thalassolituus hydrocarboniclasticus genome contains:
- the guaA gene encoding glutamine-hydrolyzing GMP synthase, encoding MSQDIHAQRILILDFGSQYTQLIARRVREIGVFSEIRAWDMDEAEIREYNPTGIILAGGPESVTEAGSPRAPEVVFNMGLPVLGICYGMQTMAEQMGGKVESSTIREFGYAQIAVEGNSRLLHDIKDHVDAASGKALLDVWMSHGDKVVRMPEGFELMASTPSCPIAGMFHAEKNFFGVQFHPEVTHTLQGKRLLEHFVLEICGCEALWTPAKIIEDQIEKVRAQVGTQKVLLGLSGGVDSSVVAALLHKAIGDQLTCVFVDNGLLRKNEGDAVMDMFAKNMGVRVIRADAEALFLDALAGVSEPEAKRKIIGGKFIEVFDEEATKLTDVNFLAQGTIYPDVIESAASKTGKAHVIKSHHNVGGLPDDMKMELVEPLRELFKDEVRKIGLELGLPYDMVYRHPFPGPGLGVRILGEVKKEYADILREADAIFIEELHNFDWYHKTSQAFAVFIPQKSVGVVGDARRYEWVIALRAVETIDFMTARWAHLPYELLEKVSNRIINEIEHVSRVTYDVSSKPPATIEWE